A single region of the Anaerostipes rhamnosivorans genome encodes:
- a CDS encoding PTS sugar transporter subunit IIA produces the protein MVGLIIATHGNTGVELVKSAEMFSGSLANYETWALNPGDNIELGEKRMEQYVKELDEGQGVLIMTDLFGGTPSNLALKISMREHVGVLTGVNFPMLIQFISDREKSSMDELITKCEESGKSGIMCPSKSMEARRKKDGRY, from the coding sequence ATGGTCGGATTAATTATTGCAACACATGGAAACACGGGCGTTGAACTGGTAAAGAGCGCGGAGATGTTCTCAGGCTCATTGGCAAATTATGAAACATGGGCTTTGAACCCAGGAGATAATATTGAGCTTGGAGAAAAAAGGATGGAACAGTATGTGAAAGAGCTGGATGAAGGTCAGGGAGTTCTCATCATGACGGACTTATTCGGAGGTACTCCATCAAATCTGGCGTTAAAGATTTCCATGAGAGAACATGTGGGAGTACTAACAGGTGTGAACTTTCCAATGCTGATTCAATTTATATCAGACAGAGAGAAAAGTTCAATGGATGAATTGATTACAAAATGTGAAGAGTCAGGAAAGAGTGGAATTATGTGTCCAAGCAAGTCAATGGAGGCGAGGAGGAAGAAAGATGGCAGATATTAA
- a CDS encoding sigma 54-interacting transcriptional regulator — MGKQGNKDKIIKLLMENKKAQTAEEIAISLKIQRNTASAILNELAREGVIQKEKTRPVMFSYIEKDFMPSDDPFVSFIGAGKSLRETVEKCKLSAAYPKRGMPVLLLGPSGVGKSLLAEYIYKYAKYVHTIPEDAPFIVLNCADYANNKELLSSILFGYKKGAFTGANSDTKGLIEEANKGYLFLDEVHRLSPEGQEKLFHYIDKGVVSRIGDNGHNIKLNVRLIFATTEGKEQMLDTFLRRIPVDVTLPAFHERTLEEKYQLIIHLIHQEASIMECDFLASSNIINHLLTFQGKGNIGSLRNIIKLSCAKAYNKSKNKADMIPVNLRHLSDTQLFMGNTGSVHYVNEDVEILANEKAVQVNARTEQVNIYFPAETIAATVYEYLEKKISKVQFRKTIYNEINQMIEDVIYQEIDPFIQNLYNQAIENILVYLQDNYGLKYNGIMEMVFVKILYALNNQSEKLDDTRYEIIVNKLQPVMYRYYKMGLIFNEMVHQNIDYETNPWFVRLFAMLYFYSVAKEDREYTNAIIVSHGPATASSIASTVNRVFETYIFEAFDMAYDTPKNKVVSRIKKYLKNTNTSKGLLIFVDMGSLLSISKDLKDDVEGDLGIVNNITTEMALEAGELILNHEDLQDVMDKIISHHVTKRSYVPSRQKPKAIVLCCITGLGTASKMKTLLQECLEGMELQVVEVSFSDLQKKGSQCDIFRKYNVQFIVTTSKVKVEDYIAIHLNELIDKRGEEVIYATIGKYYEKEKVHKFIENIVRSFTMRNLIGQLTILNPDKIMNDVEEAVTRLEILEGTHYPIDLKKMLYIHMCVMVERLILEKGSLPDDNSTQDLKCRESFMKNLKESFSVLEDQYNVSINNLEIQMIYNLIQNI, encoded by the coding sequence ATGGGGAAACAGGGTAATAAGGATAAAATTATAAAACTTCTCATGGAAAACAAAAAAGCGCAGACTGCAGAGGAAATCGCAATTAGCCTGAAGATCCAGCGGAATACAGCCAGTGCTATTTTAAATGAACTTGCCAGAGAAGGAGTTATTCAAAAAGAAAAAACAAGACCGGTAATGTTTTCTTATATTGAGAAAGATTTTATGCCCTCTGATGACCCATTCGTTTCCTTTATCGGAGCCGGAAAAAGTTTGAGAGAAACAGTGGAAAAGTGTAAATTGTCAGCGGCATATCCAAAGAGAGGTATGCCGGTTTTATTGCTGGGGCCAAGCGGCGTGGGGAAAAGCCTGCTGGCGGAATACATTTATAAATATGCAAAGTATGTTCATACGATACCGGAGGATGCACCGTTTATAGTGTTAAACTGCGCAGACTATGCAAATAATAAGGAATTGCTGTCTTCTATATTATTTGGATACAAAAAAGGAGCGTTTACCGGGGCAAATAGTGATACAAAGGGGCTGATTGAAGAAGCCAACAAAGGATACTTATTTTTGGATGAAGTGCACCGCCTTTCTCCGGAAGGGCAGGAAAAGCTATTCCATTATATTGATAAAGGGGTAGTATCCAGGATTGGAGATAACGGACATAATATCAAATTGAATGTCAGGCTGATTTTTGCAACAACAGAAGGAAAGGAACAGATGCTGGATACATTCTTAAGAAGAATTCCGGTGGATGTGACGTTACCTGCATTTCATGAAAGAACATTGGAAGAAAAATATCAGTTGATTATTCATTTGATTCATCAAGAGGCATCCATTATGGAATGTGACTTTCTGGCCAGCAGTAATATTATCAATCACCTGTTGACGTTTCAGGGAAAAGGGAATATCGGAAGTCTGCGCAATATTATCAAACTGTCATGTGCCAAGGCATATAATAAGTCAAAAAATAAAGCAGATATGATACCGGTGAACTTGAGACATTTATCAGATACGCAGCTATTTATGGGAAACACTGGATCTGTCCATTATGTGAATGAGGATGTTGAAATTCTGGCAAATGAAAAGGCGGTTCAAGTAAATGCGAGAACAGAACAAGTAAATATCTATTTCCCGGCAGAGACGATTGCTGCTACCGTTTATGAATATTTAGAAAAGAAAATATCAAAGGTTCAGTTCAGAAAAACTATATATAATGAGATCAACCAGATGATAGAGGATGTCATTTACCAGGAAATTGACCCTTTTATCCAAAATCTATATAATCAGGCCATCGAAAATATCTTGGTTTATCTTCAAGATAATTATGGCCTGAAATATAATGGGATCATGGAAATGGTGTTTGTTAAAATATTATATGCCCTGAATAATCAGAGTGAGAAGCTTGATGACACCCGATATGAAATAATTGTGAATAAGCTGCAGCCAGTGATGTATCGCTACTATAAAATGGGTCTGATCTTTAATGAAATGGTCCATCAGAATATCGACTATGAGACAAATCCTTGGTTTGTGAGGTTATTTGCCATGCTTTATTTTTACAGCGTGGCAAAAGAAGACAGGGAATACACGAACGCTATTATTGTATCCCATGGGCCGGCTACGGCGTCCAGCATTGCCAGTACGGTAAACCGGGTATTTGAAACTTACATTTTTGAAGCCTTTGATATGGCGTATGATACGCCGAAAAATAAGGTTGTTTCAAGAATTAAGAAGTATTTAAAGAATACGAATACATCCAAGGGTCTTTTGATCTTCGTGGACATGGGATCTCTGTTAAGTATCAGCAAGGATTTAAAGGATGATGTGGAGGGAGACCTTGGGATTGTAAACAATATTACGACGGAAATGGCTTTAGAGGCAGGAGAATTAATTTTGAACCACGAGGATCTGCAGGATGTTATGGATAAAATCATCTCCCATCATGTTACTAAGAGATCTTATGTGCCGAGCAGGCAGAAACCAAAAGCCATTGTCTTATGCTGTATCACAGGGTTGGGAACTGCATCCAAAATGAAGACACTCCTCCAGGAATGTTTAGAGGGAATGGAACTGCAAGTAGTGGAGGTATCATTTTCTGACCTGCAGAAGAAAGGCAGCCAGTGTGATATTTTCCGAAAATATAACGTACAGTTTATTGTCACGACCAGTAAGGTGAAGGTGGAGGACTACATTGCGATCCATTTGAATGAATTGATTGATAAACGGGGTGAAGAGGTCATCTATGCTACAATTGGCAAGTATTATGAAAAGGAAAAGGTACATAAATTTATCGAAAATATTGTCCGCAGTTTTACCATGAGAAACCTGATTGGCCAGTTAACGATCCTTAACCCGGATAAAATTATGAATGATGTGGAAGAGGCGGTGACCAGGCTTGAAATATTGGAGGGAACTCATTACCCTATTGATTTAAAAAAGATGCTTTATATCCATATGTGTGTGATGGTAGAGCGCTTAATATTAGAGAAAGGGTCGCTGCCGGACGATAACTCGACACAAGATCTAAAGTGTCGGGAAAGCTTTATGAAAAACTTAAAAGAAAGCTTTTCTGTCTTGGAAGACCAGTATAATGTGTCGATTAACAATCTTGAAATTCAAATGATCTATAATCTAATTCAAAATATCTGA
- a CDS encoding DEAD/DEAH box helicase yields the protein MLTKSQIKELSNPSSYAKGRNLYQSDYILNFSVGEQDGIAYIDAIIQGSGRNKYEVNLEYNLEIDDLENAYCECPAFREYYGLCKHCVAVLLEYRDYVERQETILEYSHKQKSILEKLQGMKGMNTKPASAEIEYKPKTTPAIKQLLSRQQLQNTLPMIQEELYGQVRLEPFLICQDYMIEVEFKIGTSYMYVLKDVFAFVDAVEKKENYSYGQKLQFVHDMKVFDEDSRKLVVFLENWVKQNKYNFLEIPYYDDPYTDFTTVNLRRVPLKTGDLEQLIEAIGVKEFQADISRAQESVWRVTDEPLERSMKITGREQGIDVEINYLTGYQCVNSNIYFQRGKVYRIPKEDIEPIQGFLSCMAELPTRRAFIEQSDVPAFCRELLPVLEKFFECTKQEFEEEDYGVVPVAFEIYLDAPQKDFITCKPMAVYGQRKYNIYDNTQEIERRDLKREMEVAKVVSGYCNAYDEREKLMVLADDEEKLYELLVYGISNLQRLGEVYISDALKKIHVSPAPKVVVGVSLSGDMLELKMTAGDMPKDELLEILSRYNKKKKFYRLKSGDFVNMDGEGINALLELKEGLHLSDRQFKKDKVTLPKYNAIYLDEELKEWQTVSAQKNKEFKALIRNMKTVEDNDFEIPAGLQDVLREYQKKGFLWIKTLKCNGFGGILADDMGLGKTLQVIAFLESEYQEGKENRRSLIVAPASLVFNWHSEICRFAPGLPVQMVVGKAGERKEIIKNASDNIVLITSYDLLKRDIDSYQDITFGNQIIDEAQYIKNHGTQAAKAVKAVNAGFKLALTGTPVENRLSELWSIFDFLMPGFLYSYKKFREELELPIIQDNSETEIKRLQKMIRPFVLRRLKKDVLKDLPDKLEKSYFAKMEGEQQKLYDAHVKRMQIMLNKQTEEEFQTRKIQILSELTRLRQICCSPELIFENYKGESAKRELCIDLIRNAVSGGHKILLFSQFTSMLSLLEQRLTEEHISFYTLTGAVSKEKRAKMVEAFNQDDTSVFCISLKAGGTGLNLTSADIVIHYDPWWNLAVQNQATDRAHRIGQENVVMVYKLIVQGTIEDNIMKLQEKKKELAEQILGGEGLSTASFSREELRELLK from the coding sequence ATGTTAACTAAATCACAGATAAAGGAATTGTCAAATCCATCTTCTTATGCAAAAGGCAGAAATCTGTACCAGTCTGACTATATACTGAATTTTTCAGTTGGTGAACAGGATGGGATCGCATATATTGATGCAATTATACAGGGAAGCGGAAGAAATAAATATGAGGTTAATCTTGAATATAATTTAGAAATTGACGATCTGGAAAATGCATATTGTGAGTGCCCGGCATTCCGTGAGTACTATGGCCTTTGCAAACATTGTGTAGCGGTGCTGTTGGAATATAGAGACTATGTAGAAAGACAAGAAACTATCCTGGAATACAGTCACAAGCAGAAAAGCATCCTTGAGAAACTTCAAGGCATGAAGGGAATGAACACAAAGCCAGCATCGGCGGAAATCGAATACAAGCCAAAGACAACTCCGGCGATAAAACAGCTGCTTTCAAGGCAGCAGTTACAGAATACACTGCCTATGATCCAGGAGGAGCTTTATGGACAAGTGCGGCTTGAACCATTTTTAATATGTCAGGATTACATGATTGAGGTGGAATTTAAAATAGGGACTTCCTATATGTATGTCTTAAAAGATGTGTTCGCCTTTGTGGACGCTGTGGAAAAGAAAGAAAACTATTCTTATGGACAAAAGCTGCAGTTTGTACATGACATGAAAGTATTTGATGAGGATTCCCGTAAGCTTGTGGTGTTTTTGGAAAACTGGGTAAAACAGAACAAATATAATTTTCTTGAGATTCCCTATTATGATGATCCATACACAGATTTCACAACGGTTAATTTGAGAAGAGTGCCGTTGAAAACAGGAGATCTGGAGCAGCTCATCGAGGCCATAGGGGTCAAGGAGTTTCAGGCGGATATCAGCAGAGCACAGGAAAGCGTGTGGAGGGTGACAGACGAGCCGCTGGAACGTTCTATGAAGATCACTGGGAGAGAACAGGGAATTGACGTAGAGATCAATTATTTAACAGGCTATCAGTGTGTCAATTCTAATATTTATTTTCAAAGAGGAAAAGTATATAGAATTCCAAAAGAGGATATAGAGCCCATACAAGGTTTTTTATCCTGTATGGCGGAGCTTCCTACGCGCAGAGCATTTATAGAACAGTCGGATGTACCTGCCTTTTGCAGAGAACTGCTTCCGGTGTTGGAAAAATTTTTTGAATGTACAAAGCAGGAGTTTGAGGAAGAAGACTACGGTGTGGTTCCTGTAGCTTTTGAAATATATCTGGATGCACCGCAGAAAGACTTTATTACCTGCAAGCCTATGGCAGTCTATGGACAAAGGAAATATAACATTTATGACAACACCCAGGAAATTGAAAGACGGGATCTGAAGAGAGAGATGGAAGTGGCTAAAGTCGTCTCAGGATATTGTAATGCTTACGATGAACGGGAAAAGCTTATGGTTCTGGCAGATGATGAAGAAAAGTTGTACGAACTGTTAGTATACGGGATTTCCAATCTACAGAGGCTGGGAGAGGTCTATATTTCTGATGCGTTAAAGAAGATTCATGTTTCTCCTGCACCAAAAGTTGTAGTGGGTGTATCTCTCTCAGGAGATATGCTGGAGCTTAAGATGACAGCAGGAGATATGCCTAAGGATGAGCTTTTGGAGATCTTATCAAGGTATAATAAGAAAAAGAAGTTCTATCGCCTGAAAAGCGGTGATTTTGTAAATATGGACGGGGAAGGAATCAACGCGCTGCTGGAGTTGAAGGAGGGGCTGCATCTTTCGGACCGGCAGTTTAAAAAGGATAAAGTGACTCTGCCCAAATACAATGCCATTTATCTGGATGAGGAGCTAAAAGAATGGCAGACTGTTTCCGCCCAGAAGAATAAAGAGTTTAAAGCATTGATCCGGAATATGAAGACAGTAGAGGATAATGACTTTGAGATTCCGGCCGGGCTTCAGGATGTACTGAGGGAGTACCAGAAAAAAGGTTTTTTGTGGATCAAGACATTAAAATGTAATGGATTCGGAGGTATTCTTGCGGATGATATGGGGCTTGGAAAGACACTTCAAGTGATTGCCTTTTTGGAATCTGAGTATCAGGAAGGAAAAGAAAATAGAAGGAGCCTGATCGTGGCTCCTGCGTCTCTCGTGTTTAACTGGCACAGTGAGATCTGCAGGTTTGCACCCGGTCTACCGGTACAGATGGTAGTTGGAAAGGCGGGGGAGAGGAAAGAGATTATAAAAAATGCCAGTGACAATATAGTTTTGATCACATCCTATGACCTTTTGAAAAGGGATATCGATAGTTATCAGGATATCACATTTGGCAATCAGATCATTGACGAAGCACAATATATTAAAAACCATGGAACCCAGGCCGCAAAGGCAGTAAAAGCTGTAAATGCAGGTTTTAAACTGGCACTTACGGGTACACCGGTGGAAAACCGCTTAAGCGAATTGTGGAGCATCTTTGACTTCTTAATGCCAGGCTTCTTATATTCTTATAAAAAATTCAGAGAGGAGTTGGAACTTCCGATCATACAGGATAACAGTGAAACTGAGATAAAGAGGCTACAGAAAATGATCCGGCCTTTTGTACTGCGCCGTCTGAAGAAGGATGTTTTAAAAGATCTGCCGGATAAACTGGAGAAAAGTTATTTTGCGAAGATGGAAGGGGAGCAGCAGAAGCTTTATGATGCACATGTGAAACGCATGCAGATCATGTTGAATAAGCAGACAGAGGAAGAATTCCAAACCAGGAAAATTCAAATATTATCAGAATTGACAAGGTTAAGGCAGATATGTTGTAGTCCTGAATTAATTTTTGAAAATTATAAGGGAGAGTCCGCAAAAAGGGAGTTATGTATTGACCTGATAAGGAATGCAGTCAGCGGAGGACATAAGATTTTGTTATTTTCCCAGTTTACATCTATGCTTTCACTGTTAGAGCAGCGGCTTACAGAAGAACATATCTCTTTCTATACGTTGACTGGAGCTGTCAGTAAAGAAAAACGTGCGAAGATGGTTGAAGCATTCAATCAAGATGATACCTCCGTTTTTTGTATCTCCTTAAAAGCGGGGGGAACCGGATTAAATCTTACTTCGGCAGATATTGTGATCCACTATGATCCGTGGTGGAATCTGGCTGTACAGAATCAGGCGACTGACAGAGCCCACAGGATCGGACAGGAAAATGTGGTTATGGTTTATAAGCTGATCGTTCAGGGTACGATAGAAGATAATATTATGAAGCTTCAGGAAAAGAAAAAAGAACTGGCGGAGCAGATACTTGGCGGGGAAGGATTAAGCACGGCAAGTTTCAGCAGGGAAGAATTAAGGGAATTATTAAAGTAG
- a CDS encoding amidophosphoribosyltransferase, with protein sequence MGGFFGVTSKQDCVFDLYFGTDYHSHLGTRRAGMAVYSKEDGFDRAIHNIENAPFRTKFDKDVNKMHGYMGIGCISDYEPQPLIVRSHHGTYAIMTVGKINNTDEIIKQMFDSGHTHFLEMSGGDINATELVAAIINQREHLVEGIQHAQEIIDGSMTIALLTPKGIYAARDKMGRTPVAVGKKEDGYCISFESFAYLNLGYTADRELGPGEVVILTPEGIQTLAKPGEDMKICTFLWVYYGYPSSSYEGISVEEMRYNCGKKLAQRDDASPDTVAGVPDSGIAHAIGYANESGIPFSRPFIKYTPTWPRSFMPTIQSKRNLIAKMKLIPVHDLIQDKSLLLIDDSIVRGTQLRETTEFLYQSGAKEVHIRPACPPILYGCKYLNFSRSSSEMDLITRRIIEQIAGDYKNVHLEKFSNPDTPEYQGMINEICDQLNFTSLRYHRLDDMIESVGIDPEKLCTYCWDGKE encoded by the coding sequence ATGGGCGGATTTTTTGGTGTAACTTCAAAACAAGACTGTGTTTTTGATTTATATTTTGGGACGGACTATCATTCTCATCTTGGAACAAGACGTGCCGGTATGGCGGTCTACAGTAAGGAAGATGGTTTTGACCGGGCCATTCACAATATTGAGAATGCTCCTTTCCGTACAAAGTTTGATAAAGATGTCAACAAAATGCATGGCTACATGGGTATTGGATGTATTTCTGACTATGAGCCGCAGCCATTGATTGTACGTTCCCACCATGGCACCTATGCCATTATGACCGTCGGTAAGATCAATAATACGGATGAGATTATAAAGCAGATGTTTGATTCAGGCCACACGCATTTTCTAGAAATGAGCGGCGGTGACATCAATGCTACAGAGCTGGTGGCAGCCATCATTAATCAGAGAGAGCACCTTGTGGAAGGAATTCAGCATGCCCAGGAGATCATCGACGGCTCCATGACCATTGCCCTTCTTACACCAAAAGGGATCTATGCTGCAAGAGATAAAATGGGCCGTACACCGGTTGCTGTTGGAAAAAAGGAAGACGGATATTGCATTTCATTTGAAAGCTTCGCATACCTGAACCTTGGTTATACTGCAGACCGTGAACTAGGGCCCGGAGAAGTCGTTATTCTGACGCCGGAGGGAATCCAGACCCTGGCGAAGCCAGGTGAGGATATGAAAATCTGTACCTTCCTTTGGGTTTATTATGGCTATCCATCCTCATCATATGAAGGAATCAGTGTCGAAGAAATGCGCTATAACTGTGGTAAGAAACTCGCACAGCGAGATGATGCATCACCGGACACCGTGGCCGGAGTTCCTGATTCAGGGATCGCCCATGCTATTGGTTATGCCAATGAATCCGGAATTCCATTTTCCAGACCGTTTATTAAATATACTCCTACCTGGCCGCGTTCTTTTATGCCGACCATCCAGAGCAAAAGAAACCTGATCGCCAAAATGAAGCTGATCCCGGTTCATGATTTGATTCAGGATAAAAGCCTTCTGTTGATTGATGACTCTATTGTGAGAGGAACACAGCTGCGGGAAACCACGGAATTCCTTTACCAGAGCGGTGCCAAAGAAGTCCATATCCGCCCTGCTTGCCCGCCGATCTTATATGGATGTAAATATTTGAACTTCTCACGCTCCAGCTCCGAAATGGACCTGATCACACGGAGGATCATTGAGCAGATTGCAGGGGATTACAAAAATGTCCATCTGGAGAAGTTTTCTAATCCAGATACGCCGGAATACCAGGGAATGATCAATGAAATATGTGATCAGTTGAATTTCACTTCACTCCGGTATCACAGGCTGGATGATATGATTGAATCTGTTGGGATCGATCCTGAGAAGCTTTGTACTTACTGCTGGGATGGGAAAGAATAG
- a CDS encoding helix-turn-helix domain-containing protein, which yields MNMADRIQYLRKSKGISQEELADKVGVSRQAVSKWESEQSTPDLEKIIIMSDFFGVTTDYILKGIEPVADKEQKNKELTSKVLYISSTAFVAIGLFCAFGNWYAEQTMEAVWGSMIIQAIGIVGYFIARILSEEKSPFYVNWLNIIGVAFMPISMITGYISGLVFKLEGWIAPYPIGIFHTLVFVLVFFVVVIASYIILKKQTK from the coding sequence ATGAATATGGCAGACAGAATACAATATTTAAGGAAATCAAAAGGAATATCACAAGAGGAACTTGCGGATAAAGTTGGAGTTTCAAGGCAGGCTGTTTCTAAATGGGAAAGTGAACAAAGTACGCCTGACTTAGAAAAAATAATTATAATGAGTGATTTTTTTGGAGTAACAACTGACTATATCCTAAAGGGAATTGAACCAGTAGCAGACAAAGAACAAAAAAATAAAGAGCTTACGAGTAAGGTACTTTATATATCATCAACAGCTTTTGTTGCTATTGGGCTGTTTTGTGCATTTGGTAATTGGTATGCAGAACAAACAATGGAAGCAGTTTGGGGTTCAATGATTATTCAAGCTATAGGGATTGTTGGATATTTTATAGCGAGAATACTATCGGAAGAAAAATCCCCCTTTTATGTAAATTGGCTTAATATAATCGGAGTTGCTTTTATGCCTATTTCTATGATTACAGGATATATTTCAGGATTGGTTTTCAAACTAGAAGGGTGGATTGCACCTTATCCGATAGGAATATTTCATACTTTAGTTTTCGTGTTAGTATTCTTTGTAGTTGTGATTGCAAGCTATATTATTCTAAAGAAACAAACAAAATAG